The uncultured Desulfobulbus sp. genome window below encodes:
- a CDS encoding NUDIX hydrolase: MQCPSCGNSITVYRNPTPTVDIIIETEGGVVLIERKNPPYGWALPGGFVDYGESYENAAKREAKEETGLTVELIRQLHTYSAPNRDARQHTASTVFIATASGQPEAADDAQKAGIFFADTLPALVFDHAQILKDYFNYKATGELPK, encoded by the coding sequence ATGCAATGCCCCAGCTGTGGCAACTCAATCACTGTCTACCGTAACCCCACGCCCACTGTTGATATTATCATTGAGACCGAAGGCGGCGTTGTGCTGATCGAGCGCAAAAACCCACCCTATGGCTGGGCCCTTCCTGGTGGTTTCGTCGATTATGGAGAATCCTATGAAAATGCGGCCAAACGCGAGGCTAAAGAAGAGACGGGACTAACGGTCGAACTGATTCGCCAGCTGCATACCTACTCTGCCCCGAACAGGGATGCCCGCCAGCATACTGCATCAACAGTCTTTATCGCCACAGCAAGTGGCCAACCTGAAGCTGCGGACGATGCCCAGAAAGCAGGAATTTTCTTTGCCGATACCCTGCCAGCATTGGTCTTTGATCACGCCCAGATTTTGAAGGATTATTTCAACTATAAAGCAACAGGGGAGCTCCCCAAGTGA